In Humulus lupulus chromosome 7, drHumLupu1.1, whole genome shotgun sequence, the following are encoded in one genomic region:
- the LOC133791509 gene encoding 3-ketoacyl-CoA synthase 7-like, translating into MGFFLANVVLVFSQLKILAVILTMATAVYLFYKTKRVYLVDFMCYRPPDAYRVPTSSFIEHIERLGKFNSETVEFQTKVLERSGIGSESYFPTGIHLFPNDQTLNSAVEEVEMVLFSITQKLFSKHKIDPKSIDILITNCSVICPTPSLASMIINKFGLRSNVKSFNLSGMGCSAGLLSVSLAKDLLKVHENSLALILSMESVCSNIYNGKVKSMLLANCLFRMGGAAVLLSNRKRDKRLAKYELKHLVRTHIGAKDSYYKCVIQEPDKEGFTGVNLSKSLKQVAGEALRVNVATLAVLVLPYSEQVKYVLVIVWKKIWPPSRKRGPYIPNFKKAFEHFCIHSGGKSVIETVKEKLKLREKDIEASRMTLYKFGNTSSASTWYSLSYLEAKGRVKRGDRVWQLAFGSGLKCNSAVWKCIKNLDPESSNVWSDWIHRYPVEVPDIIDH; encoded by the coding sequence ATGGGCTTCTTCCTTGCCAATGTCGTACTTGTATTTAGCCAACTTAAGATTCTTGCAGTCATTCTCACCATGGCCACTGCAGTATATCTCTTCTACAAAACAAAACGTGTTTATCTCGTTGATTTCATGTGTTATCGCCCCCCTGATGCTTACCGAGTCCCTACATCTTCTTTCATAGAACACATAGAAAGATTAGGCAAATTCAACAGTGAGACTGTCGAGTTTCAAACTAAAGTCTTGGAAAGATCTGGCATTGGAAGCGAAAGCTACTTTCCAACTGGTATTCATCTGTTCCCGAATGATCAGACCCTTAATTCAGCAGTAGAAGAAGTTGAAATGGTACTTTTTTCAATAACACAAAAGCTCTTTTCCAAGCACAAAATTGACCCGAAAAGCATTGACATTCTCATTACGAACTGCAGTGTCATTTGCCCAACTCCATCTTTAGCTTCCATGATCATCAACAAGTTTGGCTTGAGAAGCAATGTAAAGAGCTTCAACCTCTCTGGCATGGGATGCAGTGCCGGACTGTTATCAGTTTCTTTGGCTAAAGACCTACTCAAAGTTCATGAGAACTCTCTAGCTTTGATTCTTAGTATGGAATCTGTTTGTTCAAATATCTACAATGGAAAAGTCAAGTCCATGTTGCTTGCCAATTGTTTGTTTCGGATGGGCGGTGCTGCAGTTTTGCTTTCTAATCGAAAAAGAGACAAAAGACTGGCCAAATATGAACTCAAACACTTGGTCAGAACCCACATTGGTGCCAAGGATAGTTATTACAAATGTGTAATCCAGGAGCCAGACAAGGAGGGATTTACTGGGGTTAACTTATCAAAATCACTCAAGCAAGTAGCTGGGGAAGCCTTAAGAGTTAATGTGGCTACACTTGCTGTATTGGTACTACCCTATTCAGAGCAAGTCAAGTACGTTTTGGTAATCGTTTGGAAGAAAATTTGGCCCCCATCCAGAAAAAGGGGGCCCTATATACCAAACTTTAAGAAGGCATTTGAGCATTTTTGTATTCATTCAGGCGGGAAATCGGTGATTGAAACAGTGAAAGAGAAGCTGAAGCTGAGAGAAAAGGACATTGAAGCCTCAAGGATGACACTTTACAAGTTTGGGAACACATCCTCTGCTTCAACTTGGTACTCACTTAGCTATCTTGAGGCCAAAGGAAGAGTGAAAAGAGGGGACAGAGTTTGGCAGTTGGCTTTTGGGAGTGGGCTCAAATGTAACAGTGCAGTTTGGAAGTGCATCAAAAATCTTGACCCTGAAAGTTCCAATGTCTGGTCCGATTGGATCCACCGGTATCCAGTGGAAGTTCCAGATATAATAGACCATTGA
- the LOC133791508 gene encoding uncharacterized protein LOC133791508: MVRRKKAGQKSGLCSSPSVNNKDNVHRDEVVEEDLVREELADEFFADTEEKLQEVGEDNFLEGNDEPTTENVAGSRSWAIESEETDFQELAKEKWSKFQENFTANGGARLKYEEPLVRDGKLIAQIDMEETEVEASFWKSAMVCVVLGANPPLAVFEGFINRLWGKLGIERIARMNAGHTLVKFRDEATRDMVLEAGVVHFDRKPCLGHIASSCKNAQEVVWRPKQQVTNSGKGESRGTPELSESKIEDKPVVVNQMDAGKEAQPTSKGDQPALKGGSKASMITTSEDTNEASCSMTEKEKPWTTPKKVGGLRKKGSTYQTLRANKFNVLGLNKRNKQQSVLQFYFVHKIGLGGFLETKLHSNKIEEMMHDVFVGWSWYSSKAIEGRILLVWNPDLTHVVVVQELDQLVTCEVQIKGVSQIVILSFVYGQNSVEERKNLGAQLQVPQFNYRPWLVAGDFNAVFEYDDRIGGRQISAMEVEDSSQWRAKSLLSDLRSSGSFFTWSNKQKEGLRIFSKLDRVFVNELWIDTFNWDTISNHCFCIIKTVQFQISGVRPFRYYNMWDKHQDFRSIVLNIWSKPAGGTGLQKILQKLRRLKPALLQFNKVQIGDVVQNYATAKQNYEMAQFMLQQSPSSSLLQQEEDEAAAEFARMSKLYKSFLRQKSKINWLRFGDENTAYFHASLKQRRMRNRITSFTNDEGKIVENPTEDNVLSLDHQLDLIHPFTKKVVMRALFSILATKNPGPDGYGSGFFKSLWKDIGDEIIDAIMMFFDSGVIPTALNGTILSLIPKVLPVIIHQNQGAFIQNRQLAHNILILQDILHGYCRKNISPRCVIKIDLSKAYDSVD, from the exons GTGTAAACAACAAGGATAATGTACATCGTGATGAAGTAGTAGAGGAGGATCTGGTCAGAGAAGAACTCGCGGATGAGTTTTTTGCAGATACAGAGGAGAAACTTCAAGAGGTAGGGGAGGATAATTTTCTGGAGGGTAACGACGAACCAACAACTGAGAATGTGGCTGGTTCCAGGTCTTGGGCAATTGAATCGGAGGAGACAGACTTTCAGGAATTGGCAAAGGAAAAGTGGTCTAAATTTCAGGAGAATTTTACAGCTAATGGTGGTGCTCGGCTCAAATATGAGGAGCCTCTGGTTCGTGATGGGAAACTGATAGCTCAAATCGATATGGAGGAGACTGAAGTGGAGGCATCCTTCTGGAAGTCAGCCATGGTATGTGTTGTTTTAGGAGCCAATCCCCCTTTAGCAGTTTTTGAAGGATTTATTAACCGGTTATGGGGAAAGTTGGGTATAGAAAGGATAGCCCGTATGAATGCGGGTCATACTCTGGTCAAGTTTAGGGATGAAGCAACTAGGGATATGGTTTTGGAAGCAGGAGTGGTTCACTTTGATAGGAAACCT TGTTTAGGCCATATTGCATCCAGCTGTAAGAATGCTCAAGAGGTAGTCTGGAGACCAAAACAGCAAGTTACAAATTCAGGTAAAGGGGAATCTAGGGGTACTCCGGAACTGAGTGAGTCAAAGATTGAGGACAAGCCAGTGGTTGTCAATCAAATGGATGCTGGGAAAGAAGCTCAACCTACCAGTAAAGGAGATCAGCCGGCTTTAAAGGGAGGCTCAAAGGCTTCTATGATAACAACATCTGAAGATACAAATGAGGCTAGTTGTTCAATGACAGAGAAGGAGAAACCTTGGACTACCCCCAAGAAAGTGGGAGGTTTAAGGAAAAAAGGTTCCACATATCAGACTTTGAGAGCAAATAAATTCAATGTTCT GGGTTTAAATAAGCGGAATAAACAACAATCCGTATTACAGTTCTATTTTGTTCATAAAATTGGTTTGGGTGGTTTTCTGGAAACTAAACTTCACAGCAATAAAATTGAGGAGATGATGCATGATGTGTTCGTGGGATGGAGTTGGTACAGTAGTAAGGCAATTGAAGGGAGAATCTTGTTGGTTTGGAATCCGGATTTAACTCATGTAGTTGTGGTTCAGGAGCTGGACCAACTGGTCACTTGTGAAGTGCAAATAAAGGGTGTTAGTCAAATAGTTATTCTTTCATTTGTGTATGGCCAAAATTCAGTGGAAGAGAGGAAAAATCTCGGGGCTCAGCTTCAAGTTCCTCAGTTTAATTATAGGCCTTGGCTGGTAGCAGGGGATTTTAATGCAGTTTTTGAATATGATGATCGAATTGGAGGAAGGCAGATTTCTGCCATGGAAGTGGAAGACAGTAGTCAATGGAGGGCAAAATCTCTGTTGAGTGATTTAAGATCAAGTGGTTCTTTTTTTACTTGGtctaataaacaaaaagaaggtTTAAGAATATTCTCTAAACTAGATAGAGTTTTTGTTAATGAATTGTGGATTGATACCTTTAATTGGGATACTATATCTAATCATTGTTTTTGTATCATCAAAACTGTTCAATTCCAAATTTCAGGGGTTAGGCCTTTCCGGTACTACAATATGTGGGATAAACATCAGGACTTTAGGAGTATTGTATTGAATATCTGGTCTAAACCAGCAGGAGGTACTGGATTGCAGAAGATCCTTCAGAAACTTAGGAGACTGAAGCCTGCCTTGCTTCAGTTCAACAAAGTGCAGATTGGGGATGTGGTTCAAAATTATGCAACAGCAAAGCAGAATTATGAAATGGCTCAATTTATGTTACAGCAGTCTCCTTCCTCGAGTTTATTACAGCAGGAAGAGGATGAGGCAGCAGCTGAGTTTGCTAGAATGTCCAAGTTGTATAAAAGTTTTCTGAGgcaaaaaagtaaaattaattggCTGAGATTTGGCGACGAAAACACTGCTTATTTTCATGCAAGTTTGAAACAGAGGAGAATGAGGAATCGTATCACGAGTTTTACTAATGATGAAGGGAAAATTGTAGAGAATCCTACAGAG GATAATGTTTTGTCTTTAGATCATCAACTTGATCTAATTCATCCCTTTACTAAAAAGGTTGTTATGAGAGCTTTATTCAGTATTCTAGCTACCAAGAATCCTGGCCCCGATGGTTATGGCTCTGGTTTTTTTAAATCTCTCTGGAAGGATATTGGAGATGAAATAATTGATGCGATTATGATGTTCTTTGATAGTGGTGTGATTCCGACTGCATTGAATGGAACAATCTTATCTCTTATTCCTAAG GTGCTTCCTGTGATAATTCATCAAAATCAAGGAGCCTTTATACAGAACAGACAGCTTGCTCACAATATCTTAATCCTTCAGGATATTCTGCATGGGTACTGTAGGAAGAATATTTCTCCCCGCTGTGTTATAAAAATTGACCTCAGCAAGGCTTATGACTCTGTTGACTAG
- the LOC133790985 gene encoding uncharacterized protein LOC133790985 → MEYLTRLLNQASHHKEFRYHPLCKNLQLVNLCFADDLILFCKGNLKSVQILFEGFLKFCRCSGLEANLSKSQVFFGGVAAEVRTEILRSVALGEGSFPLKYLGVSLRPKRWLIADYGEIIKKIKNRLHVWASRHLSFAGRTQLIFSVLQGIRNYWMNIFLLPISAVHEIDRLYRNFLWGEKNNRSKFHCSSWSQVCLPKVLGGLGFKEGSIWNKVLMAKYLWALSSKQDVLWVKWIDGVYLKGTSIWAYHLKSDVSWYWRKVCYLREIFSVNALESSATHGKLNLKLLYNNLLQKDPVGYAKAVWSSSSVPRHRFILWQSILGHLLTRDNLVRCQIEVNSMTCPVCERGEETHKHLFFYCVFSHRIWELIKSWIGPEIWPNQWDN, encoded by the coding sequence ATGGAATATCTTACTAGACTTCTGAACCAAGCTTCTCATCACAAAGAGTTTAGATATCATCCCTTGTGTAAGAATTTGCAACTAGTGAATTTGTGCTTTGCGGATGATTTGATTCTGTTTTGTAAGGGGAATTTGAAATCTGTTCAGATTTTATTTGAGGGTTTTTTGAAGTTCTGTCGCTGTTCTGGTTTGGAAGCTAATTTGAGTAAATCTCAAGTGTTTTTTGGGGGCGTGGCAGCTGAGGTTAGAACTGAAATTCTGAGATCAGTAGCGCTTGGTGAGGGTAGTTTTCCTCTGAAATATCTGGGGGTATCGTTGAGGCCTAAGAGATGGTTGATTGCTGATTATGgtgaaataattaagaaaattaagAACAGACTCCATGTTTGGGCTAGTAGACATCTATCTTTTGCGGGGAGAACCCAGTTGATTTTCTCAGTGTTGCAGGGCATTCGTAACTATTGGATGAATATTTTTTTGCTTCCCATTAGTGCGGTTCATGAAATAGACAGGCTTTATCGTAACTTTCTTTGGGGAGAAAAGAATAATCGAAGCAAATTTCACTGTTCCTCTTGGTCCCAGGTCTGTCTACCAAAAGTCTTGGGAGGTCTGGGCTTCAAGGAGGGATCTATTTGGAATAAAGTCCTTATGGCTAAATACCTTTGGGCTTTATCTTCAAAGcaagatgtcttatgggtgaaaTGGATTGATGGGGTCTATTTAAAAGGTACTTCTATCTGGGCTTACCATCTGAAATCAGATGTAAGTTGGTATTGGCGCAAGGTATGTTATTTGCGAGAGATATTTTCTGTCAATGCTTTGGAGAGTTCGGCTACTCATGGTAAGCTGAACCTGAAATTGTTATATAATAATTTGCTTCAAAAGGATCCGGTGGGGTATGCAAAGGCAGTGTGGAGTAGTAGTTCTGTGCCTAGACATCGTTTTATTCTTTGGCAATCTATACTTGGGCATCTTCTGACTAGAGATAATCTGGTCCGGTGCCAAATTGAGGTTAACTCAATGACTTGTCCGGTTTGTGAAAGAGGTGAGGAAACACACAAACACTTATTTTTTTACTGTGTCTTTTCACATAGAATTTGGGAGTTGATTAAAAGCTGGATTGGACCTGAGATATGGCCGAATCAGTGGGATAACTAG